A stretch of Bombus huntii isolate Logan2020A chromosome 7, iyBomHunt1.1, whole genome shotgun sequence DNA encodes these proteins:
- the LOC126867820 gene encoding vacuolar protein sorting-associated protein 28 homolog isoform X1, with the protein MSIAQDRPELYEEVKLYKNAREREKHDNQADLYAVVNTLQHLEKAYIRDCVTPKEYTAACSKLLVQYRAAFKQVQSDQFPTIDAFARAFRLDCPAALERIKEDRPITIKDDKGNTSKCIADIVSLFITLMDKLRLEIKAMDQLHPDLRDLVDTMNRLSILPSDFDGKEKVAEWLQTLSNMSASDELSDTQVRQLIFDLETSYNAFNKILHNSS; encoded by the exons ATGTCAATAGCTCAAGATCGACCAGAACTTTACGAAGAAGTGAAGCTTTACAAGAACGctcgagaaagagaaaagcaCGATAATCAAGCTGACTTGTATGCGGTTGTAAACACGTTGCAGCATTTGGAGAAAGCTTATATCAGAGATTGTGTAACTCCAAAGGAGTATACGGCTGCGTGTAGCAAATTATTGGTGCAATACAGAGCGGCTTTCAAACAG GTACAAAGCGATCAATTTCCCACTATAGACGCGTTTGCCAGAGCATTTCGATTAGATTGTCCAGCCGCGCTGGAGAGAATCAAGGAAGACAGACCGATAACCATAAAGGATGACAAAGGAAATACATCTAAGTGCATCGCAGAcattgtttctttatttattacgttaaTGGATAAATTGCGATTGGAAATCAAAGCAATGGATCAATTACATCCAGATTTAAGAGATTTAGTGGACACAATGAATCGGCTGAGCATATTACCGAGCGATTTCGATGGCAAAGAAAAAGTGGCGGAATGGTTGCAAACTCTTAGCAATATGTCCGCTTCTGACGAGTTGTCCGACACTCAAGTCAGGCAATTGATCTTCGACTTGGAAACATCTTACAATGCTTTCAACAAAATTCTTCACAATTCTTCGTAA